The following coding sequences are from one Treponema parvum window:
- a CDS encoding tetratricopeptide repeat protein produces MKLKMFLHFSKTLAVILCCALLFACDKNNSADSFSLKNQTMQKQLLKLLEDPSLETQNRYSVINSISNIFFAQKDYNRLVLFLTDWTERHSDDIYNTYWLFITASVYMQNNAAPIAEYYFDRILKNYPDITVKGQSIHFQCLRQLIKISTTPANRIKYFNELISKFPMNVSITELYERLALEYEKEGEWELAMRAYSQFLEQPDAQTIQIAGVPDAYANARQLVDFNNSPKDWTFESLAALEEAIKKAISRYDWRLLDQYKSKVNFFTMNWNQDRSASNAQEVFSMRNFMRGNRIRYNENLDDGSNPNEAYLWTTGWSQYISVWYLCFRKVNFPADPEIHGRWEWAGIYFGERL; encoded by the coding sequence ATGAAGCTGAAAATGTTTTTACACTTTTCGAAAACCCTAGCTGTCATCCTGTGCTGCGCTCTTTTATTCGCCTGCGATAAAAACAATAGCGCCGACTCTTTTTCCTTAAAAAACCAGACAATGCAAAAACAGCTTTTAAAGCTGCTTGAAGATCCGTCGCTTGAAACGCAAAACCGATATTCGGTTATCAACAGCATTTCAAACATATTCTTTGCGCAAAAAGACTACAACAGACTTGTACTGTTTTTAACAGACTGGACGGAGCGGCACTCCGACGACATTTACAACACGTACTGGCTTTTTATTACCGCAAGCGTATACATGCAAAACAACGCCGCCCCCATAGCGGAATACTATTTTGACCGCATATTAAAAAATTATCCTGATATTACGGTAAAGGGACAGTCCATACATTTTCAATGCCTAAGGCAGCTCATAAAGATCAGCACGACGCCTGCAAACAGAATAAAATATTTTAACGAACTTATTTCAAAATTTCCGATGAATGTGAGCATTACCGAATTATACGAACGCCTCGCGCTCGAATATGAAAAGGAAGGCGAATGGGAACTTGCGATGCGCGCTTATTCCCAGTTTCTTGAACAGCCAGACGCACAGACTATCCAAATAGCGGGCGTACCCGACGCTTACGCAAACGCACGGCAGCTCGTAGACTTTAACAATTCTCCTAAAGATTGGACGTTTGAAAGCCTGGCGGCTCTTGAAGAAGCGATAAAAAAAGCGATTTCCCGCTACGACTGGCGCTTATTGGATCAATACAAATCAAAGGTGAATTTTTTTACGATGAACTGGAATCAGGACCGCTCCGCAAGCAACGCTCAGGAAGTTTTTTCAATGCGCAATTTTATGCGCGGAAACAGAATACGCTATAATGAAAATTTGGATGACGGTTCAAATCCTAACGAAGCGTACCTTTGGACTACAGGATGGAGCCAGTATATTTCCGTTTGGTATCTGTGCTTCAGAAAGGTCAATTTTCCTGCGGATCCTGAAATTCACGGGCGCTGGGAATGGGCGGGAATCTACTTCGGTGAAAGACTGTAA
- a CDS encoding LolA family protein: MFVYKKVRAALFFCVSLFGVLNTASSQSIKTAGDFFKEVSDQYAALTTYEAQMEILTDKTEMRGRVSFKKPDLLRIDFSNPQEQVIVFNGELLTIYIPGSDAILQQSVQNSPGSAGTALATPQGLSLMTRYYTIAYESGQDPAPLESDSTENVVKLLLTRRNSSESFRTIKLAISPETKLIRRVEAVTTRGETITFNFSDYVLNRAIPDQRFIYDPPSSANNYNNFLFSE; encoded by the coding sequence ATGTTCGTTTATAAGAAGGTAAGAGCGGCTCTTTTTTTTTGTGTTTCACTTTTCGGCGTTTTAAACACAGCGTCTTCCCAATCGATCAAGACTGCGGGCGATTTTTTTAAAGAAGTTTCGGATCAATATGCCGCGTTGACGACCTATGAAGCTCAGATGGAAATCTTGACGGACAAGACTGAAATGAGAGGCAGGGTGTCTTTTAAAAAACCGGATCTGCTTAGAATAGATTTTTCCAATCCGCAGGAACAAGTGATAGTTTTTAACGGAGAACTGTTGACCATATATATTCCCGGGTCTGACGCTATTTTGCAGCAATCCGTGCAGAATTCACCCGGTTCTGCGGGGACGGCGCTCGCCACCCCCCAGGGACTTTCGCTTATGACGCGCTATTATACGATTGCGTACGAAAGCGGCCAGGATCCCGCTCCGCTTGAAAGCGATTCCACGGAGAACGTCGTAAAACTTTTGCTCACGCGCCGCAATTCTTCCGAATCGTTTAGGACGATAAAACTTGCAATTTCGCCGGAGACAAAGCTTATCCGCAGGGTTGAGGCCGTCACTACAAGAGGAGAAACCATTACCTTTAATTTTTCAGATTATGTTTTGAACAGGGCGATCCCGGATCAGCGTTTCATATACGATCCACCGTCTTCCGCAAATAATTACAATAACTTTTTGTTTTCGGAGTAG
- a CDS encoding tetratricopeptide repeat protein: protein MTGFFKNRYVLSAFTILSLFFLSCAGTKAAKDSAEPAEISSDDQKDDQKYIDASSVRLTVLGKHEISFFYEIPKDIVDDVCMGTPQSLERAVGRLRSLGRENTDKEKILIFVASAIMRIVWPQEKISWDTPGVPQNNAYVGVINSVEQGVYDSSSGGDDFLTLVLPSLVLLTNRSRSDYFSGSHAALSEALKIKSDSVLADYLFGVLCRRQSQYGDAVIYFRKASDGSAGNFQTSYALADALMKNGQIQEASEIAKDLVLSYPNDTELLKLCAQTFFALKNYKESELYAARVLQQNPADAEYILFRARILLEEGDYIRAVSFLDVYARNDTVSRDYLMLRSRVQREWNKNLRGAVETIEQAMARYPDDPEVTLAAAKLASSTGERVAGKTAGELASAVLSTDADNTEALDVFIKDLISRKLWNDAYVVSLRLINKQDVSLEMQHTHIEICLALNRTNEAWNIAESLYEKFPKEEIALRSYLEVLYALGRRTESIDLIDKLLPSASSRLKSFLYYRRSFLASGETAVLADLRASLISNSRNEDALYKLYSIYYEKKDYRRAQYYLKQVVALHPSNEEFLRKNEELESLLRQ from the coding sequence GTGACCGGTTTTTTTAAAAACAGGTATGTCTTATCAGCGTTTACGATTCTTTCTCTTTTTTTTCTTTCCTGCGCCGGAACGAAGGCCGCCAAAGATTCTGCAGAGCCGGCAGAAATTTCTTCCGATGATCAAAAAGATGATCAAAAATATATTGACGCTTCTTCCGTGCGGCTGACCGTCCTCGGAAAACATGAAATTTCGTTTTTTTATGAGATTCCCAAAGATATAGTTGACGACGTATGCATGGGCACTCCTCAATCCCTTGAACGCGCGGTAGGACGCTTGCGCAGTTTGGGAAGGGAAAATACGGATAAAGAAAAAATCCTTATTTTCGTCGCTTCCGCTATCATGCGCATAGTGTGGCCGCAGGAAAAAATATCTTGGGATACTCCCGGCGTCCCTCAGAATAACGCCTACGTAGGTGTGATAAATTCCGTAGAGCAGGGCGTGTACGATTCCAGCTCCGGCGGAGACGATTTTTTGACGCTTGTTTTACCGTCGTTGGTGCTGCTCACAAACAGATCCAGAAGCGATTATTTTAGCGGATCGCATGCTGCGCTGTCGGAAGCTTTAAAAATCAAGAGCGATTCGGTTTTGGCCGATTATCTTTTCGGCGTTTTGTGCCGCAGGCAATCCCAATACGGCGACGCCGTGATTTATTTTAGAAAAGCCTCCGACGGATCCGCGGGAAATTTTCAAACCTCTTATGCGTTGGCGGACGCCCTTATGAAGAACGGTCAAATTCAAGAAGCGTCGGAAATAGCAAAAGATCTTGTTTTGTCTTATCCTAACGATACGGAACTGCTTAAATTATGCGCTCAGACTTTTTTTGCACTTAAAAATTATAAGGAATCGGAACTGTATGCTGCCCGCGTCTTACAGCAAAACCCTGCGGATGCAGAATATATCTTGTTCCGTGCGCGCATTTTACTCGAAGAAGGTGATTACATAAGGGCAGTTTCATTTTTGGACGTTTACGCCCGTAATGATACTGTTTCCCGCGATTATCTTATGCTGCGCTCCCGTGTACAGCGCGAATGGAATAAGAATTTACGGGGAGCGGTAGAAACGATAGAGCAGGCGATGGCCCGTTATCCCGACGATCCTGAAGTTACGCTCGCCGCCGCCAAACTTGCCTCTTCTACCGGCGAAAGAGTCGCCGGAAAAACCGCCGGAGAACTCGCTTCTGCCGTGCTTTCCACGGACGCCGACAATACCGAAGCTCTTGACGTTTTTATAAAGGATTTGATTTCCCGTAAACTCTGGAACGACGCCTACGTCGTAAGCCTTCGTCTGATAAACAAGCAGGACGTTTCTTTAGAAATGCAGCATACTCATATTGAGATCTGCCTTGCTCTTAACCGCACTAACGAGGCATGGAACATCGCCGAGTCCCTTTACGAAAAATTCCCTAAAGAAGAAATTGCCCTTCGCTCGTACCTCGAAGTTTTGTACGCTTTAGGGCGCCGCACGGAATCGATCGATCTTATCGATAAGCTTTTGCCTTCCGCTTCTTCAAGATTAAAAAGTTTTTTGTATTACAGGCGCAGTTTTTTAGCTTCCGGAGAGACGGCCGTCCTTGCGGATTTGCGTGCAAGCCTCATTTCCAATTCGCGCAACGAAGACGCTTTGTATAAGCTGTATTCCATATATTATGAAAAAAAAGACTACAGGCGTGCTCAATATTACTTAAAACAGGTTGTTGCTCTCCATCCTTCGAACGAAGAATTTTTGCGAAAAAACGAAGAACTTGAAAGTCTCCTCAGACAGTGA